A single region of the Mycobacterium lentiflavum genome encodes:
- a CDS encoding SURF1 family cytochrome oxidase biogenesis protein, whose protein sequence is MHRFLARLAFLLRPGWVALILVVIAFTYLCFMVLAPWQLGKNARTSRENHQIENSLNTAPVPLKTLLPQQDSSAQAAQWRRVTATGHYLPDVEVLARLRVVEGDQAFEVLVPFVVDDGPTVLVDRGYVRPEPGSHVPPIPRPPQDKVTITARLRDSEPAVTDKEPFSRDGVQQVYSINTDQVSVLTKVPLAGSYLQLVEDQPGGLGLIGVPHLDAGPFLSYGIQWISFGILAPIGLGYFAYSEIRIRRQEKQAKAPETPMTVEEKLADRYGRRR, encoded by the coding sequence ATGCATCGCTTTCTCGCACGGTTGGCATTCCTGCTCCGGCCCGGCTGGGTAGCGCTGATCCTGGTGGTCATCGCCTTCACCTACCTGTGTTTCATGGTGCTCGCGCCGTGGCAGCTGGGAAAGAACGCCCGCACGTCACGCGAAAACCACCAGATCGAGAACTCGCTGAACACCGCGCCGGTGCCGTTGAAAACCTTGTTGCCGCAGCAGGATTCGTCGGCGCAGGCCGCGCAGTGGCGACGCGTGACCGCGACGGGGCATTACCTGCCCGACGTCGAGGTGCTGGCCCGCTTGCGGGTCGTCGAGGGCGATCAGGCCTTTGAGGTGCTGGTCCCATTTGTCGTCGACGACGGGCCGACCGTGCTCGTCGATCGCGGTTACGTGCGCCCCGAGCCCGGCTCGCACGTCCCGCCGATCCCCCGCCCGCCGCAGGACAAGGTGACGATCACGGCGCGGCTGCGTGACTCCGAGCCCGCGGTTACCGACAAGGAGCCGTTCTCCAGAGACGGTGTGCAGCAAGTGTATTCGATCAACACCGATCAGGTCTCGGTGTTGACCAAGGTGCCGCTGGCCGGGTCGTATCTACAGCTCGTCGAAGACCAGCCGGGCGGTCTTGGCTTGATCGGCGTGCCGCACCTGGACGCCGGACCGTTCCTGTCCTACGGCATCCAGTGGATTTCGTTCGGCATCCTGGCCCCGATCGGGCTGGGCTATTTCGCCTACTCCGAAATCCGGATCCGGCGTCAGGAAAAGCAAGCGAAAGCGCCTGAAACCCCGATGACCGTCGAGGAGAAACTCGCCGACCGCTACGGCCGCCGCCGTTGA